Proteins encoded together in one Elusimicrobiota bacterium window:
- a CDS encoding dTDP-4-dehydrorhamnose 3,5-epimerase family protein translates to MTNDVQPYLIKGGLAIDDRGTVSFVNDFNFDGVKRFYTVENHKQGFVRAWHAHRNESKYVMVVKGSAVIGTVEIDDWGNPSKDLKVHRFVLSEKKPSVLFIPAGYANGFMSLTDDTKIIFFSTSELKDSLNDDLRYDAYYWDIWKIEER, encoded by the coding sequence ATGACAAATGATGTTCAACCATATTTGATTAAAGGCGGTTTAGCTATCGATGACCGTGGTACTGTTAGTTTTGTAAATGATTTCAATTTTGATGGAGTAAAAAGATTTTACACGGTCGAAAATCATAAACAAGGATTTGTCCGTGCATGGCACGCTCACCGCAACGAATCAAAATATGTGATGGTTGTAAAAGGTTCGGCGGTAATCGGTACAGTAGAAATTGACGATTGGGGAAATCCGTCTAAAGATTTAAAGGTGCATCGGTTTGTGTTGAGCGAAAAAAAACCTTCAGTCCTATTTATCCCGGCCGGATATGCAAACGGATTTATGTCGTTAACCGATGACACAAAAATAATTTTCTTTTCAACGTCGGAATTAAAAGATAGTCTCAATGATGATTTACGTTACGATGCATATTATTGGGATATCTGGAAAATAGAGGAAAGGTGA